One Patescibacteria group bacterium genomic window, CTCAAGGCAATTCGGAAAAAAATAATAATAGCGATTTAAGAAAGCCAATACACGCAACTAATATTAAAATCGCAAAAAAGATTTTCGACCCTTCCGCAATTAAGGGAATAAAAACAAAAGACCGCCCTGATAAACCAGAAAATAATAAAAAACCTTCTTATAATGGGGTGGCAACAGGTGTTTTAGGAACAGGAGTAACAGGCAATAAATACGCTATTATAATTGGAATTTGCGATTATCCGGGAAGCAATTATGATCTTTGTTGGGCGGATGGTGATTCGTTAAATATGCGTAATGCTTTAGTTAATAAATATGGATATTCAGATGAAAATATTTATATGTTTAGAGACACAGATCCTAATCGTACTGATATTACTGACGGGGCAGCTACTTTTAATAATATTAAAGACGCTATATTGAATAAAATAAAACCTAATATAAGCGAAGGAGACGAAGTTGTTTTTTTCTTTAGCGGTCATGGCGGAAGTCTTTATACGGATATAGATCCAGAAGATGAAATAGATGGCACAGACGAAATAATTCTTGTTCATAATGGTAGCGAAGTAGTCGGTATATCTGATGATACACTTGTAAGTTGGTTCCATAATTTTGGCACCTCAAGAATTGTTTTTGTCTTTGATACTTGCCATGCTGGCGGGATGAACGACTTAACTAGTGAGGGGAGAATTGTTGTTATGGCTACAGAAGAAAATAGATCAGCTTATGTATATTCAACAGGAGTACCAGAAATAGAAGAGGGCGAGGGAGTATTCAGTCGCCTTTTTGTTAATTTAGGAATGTTGCAAGATTTTGCGGACGGATATAATAACCTTAA contains:
- a CDS encoding caspase family protein yields the protein MFKKMLSFFLLLSVVFSFSLTPVAIAQGNSEKNNNSDLRKPIHATNIKIAKKIFDPSAIKGIKTKDRPDKPENNKKPSYNGVATGVLGTGVTGNKYAIIIGICDYPGSNYDLCWADGDSLNMRNALVNKYGYSDENIYMFRDTDPNRTDITDGAATFNNIKDAILNKIKPNISEGDEVVFFFSGHGGSLYTDIDPEDEIDGTDEIILVHNGSEVVGISDDTLVSWFHNFGTSRIVFVFDTCHAGGMNDLTSEGRIVVMATEENRSAYVYSTGVPEIEEGEGVFSRLFVNLGMLQDFADGYNNLKKSDENVAVEEAFDYAKKNIPGRIKRIQRPVISDGFLDDLLL